The Mobula hypostoma chromosome 1, sMobHyp1.1, whole genome shotgun sequence genome includes the window CACATGTATGGTTGTACCTTTCAGtttcaattttcttcttttttcttttacTTCTGCATCCAATTGGCAAGTCTTTAAACATTGTTACTTTGATCAGTACCCTATCACAGTCCTTCCCTCTGTTCTGTCCACCCATCCTCCTGAAtgctttctctttctcccccatTGTGATGGCGGGTCCTTGTCCTGAAATGTTCActctctacagatgttgcctgatctgatgtttttttcagcaatttctgatttttgtttcaaattttctgcatctgcagattattgcTCCAATCACTTTTCACCAAACAGATCAATGTTACCATGTTTTCCCATTGGAATAAAAGTTGTTTCTGACCCACGGTTGGATTAAGGTATATCACATTCCCTGAAATATAAGTTGTATCAGTTTTCATTCTTCACAGCTGGTTGAAGGCACAACAAAATTGAAAAATCTCTAAATGAATCTACTATAGATAATATcctacgtatttatatttatatctgAGTATGAGTTGCAAGAGAGTACTCTGCGTTTAGTATCTGGCTGAGGATTCATTTTTTTGTTTCTGAGAAATTGGAGCATGCACTTTCACAGAGGAGCAACACTCACAGTAGTTAAATACTGACTGCAGCATGCAGATGTGATGAATGTTGAAAAGTTCCTGTTGCGttttctcctttacactgtaACTATACTCCAACTGGTGCAAAACTACAGTGGCGTGAACCACACATCTGTCTCAGAAGTTGGGTCGGATCAGATTCAACATACAACAATCAAGCACTTCGATTCTGAAATATGCAGCAAAATAGAATCGCAACAATGCCATAGTGTTTAACCAACTTTTCTTTGGCTGTGCACGCATTTGGGAGCAAAAGGAACTGGAGCAAGTGTGGCCTAAAGAGCCCATCTCAAGTATCCCAGTCTATGCTCGTCTCTTGTAGgtaatggaattggtttattattctcacatgtaccgaggtacaatgaaaatcttgtcttgcatactgtcacACAGATCTATTCACTACATAGTGCATTGAGATCGTACCTGGTAAGGGATAAcataatgcagaacaaagtgcaacagctacagggAAATTACTATGCAGGCAGGCaaaaaggtgcaagatcataaatagacagattgtgaggtcaagagtccatcttatcatattagggaatcattcaatagtcttatagaaTTACTCAATAGTCTAGGACAGGGGTGGTGAACACCTTTTGACAGAATGTGCCCTAATTGGCAATAATCTAACAAATTCTCTTACGTGCCATGCTAACTTTGAACAGAGACCATCGtggattaatgaattagtaataaTGATTATGGACACCAGACACATCGTCCCTTTTGCCTTCTCATGGCATTTTTACATGCAACCATAGAAGATTCAGTATTTGCCCTTTTTCCATCTTCCTCTCCCACCATCCAGATTTCCAACAGTCCTTCTAGGTTAAGTAGCAAATAGTTTTTATTTCCAATTCAGTAGCCATCGGAGAGAGCAAATGTAGAGTGAGTGACCACTCTGCAGGGCAGCTCCATTCTGGAGACACTGAACTTCCAGTTTCCCCTCAGTTTAATGTTCCATCCCACTCTGACCTCCCTGTCGTTCATCTGCTACACTGCTCTTACAACACCTAATACAGTAATGCTAGAAAAACAGCATCTCATTTTCTGTCTGGGGTTACTGCAGCACTCCATCTTCAGTACTGAATTctaaaaaataaatcagctaatCAGCTTTTTTTCCCTCCCTTTTCGTAGAGATTGCTGGATATTTCAgcatctttttgttttctttggttCTGTTCTCTTCTGACTCTTACTACTGGTATTTGAAGTAATAACTGTTTTGGTCTGTACCTTTCACCTTATCTTTTCTCCACATATGTCCCACCAccttctgcaacttaaaacatttgaaacattaattgtttccCTCTCAACAAATGTTGCCCGATATGCAGTAAATGTCAGCATTTGCTTTTGTTAAGGCAGGTTTAGTGTTGCGCTGTTTTTAATTAACTATATGATAAACTGCCACTTTATTTTTTTGCAACCAATTTACAATTAATACTGGTGATAATTGTATCAGGGAAACAAGAAACTTCTATCATATTACATGAAAACTTTATTTTATGCATTATTTTGGAAGTGGAAATGGGGAGTCGTGCTGGGCCCTTTGGCTCAACATGCCCAAACCATCCAAGGCGGCTTCCATTTTACTGTATTTGGGAATAGCCTTCTAAGTATTCCCATCTATTAACCTGtctaaagatattttaaaaatattgtaattgtacctgcctcaagcAGTGCATTCTATTACCTAGAACCTTCTGTGTAGACACCCCCCCAACCCACCCTGCCCTCatttcctttaaatctttcccttttcaCCTTAAACCCAAACCCTCCTAGTTTTAAACTTCCCTATCCTTGGAAAGAAATAGACTTTATCagtgcccttcatgattttataaatttctatccaTTCATCCTTTAGTATTCCTTTACTCCAGAGAACAAGTACCCAGCTATCTAGGCTCTTCCTACAACTCAAGCAATTCCGTGTTGGCAGCATccttatgattttttttgcactctttatcttaatcacatccttcctataggatGGTGACCAAATGTGCGCACGGTATTTCACCTGGAACCTCACCAACATCTCGGTGACGCCAAAACTCTTGCACTCAAATCACGTGCGATTGCGCACAGAACAAGTTAGTACATTTTAAATTTTGGGTCGACTTCATtaccaaagtttttttttggggggggaagggtgaggggaagATGAGATCCATGTCATCATCCATTTTCTATTTTGCACCCTTTGCCTCTCTTCCAAAATCTAAAATATGCAACAACTTTATGAAGTGAAAGTTTTTCCAAGTAGGATGAGGATATTGCTCGGAGAATTCGGACAACTTTGTTTTAAACTTTTCTTTGAATCTTTACGTGGGTATCTAACTAACATTGTGCAAGCCCCTTTTGATCTAGTAATGGGGACACCGCAATACGtatgtttttaaaataattccTAAAGAAAGCTTAAATGCAGAAATCACATCTCGATCTTCTGTGAATAACGTATTAATGCGAATAAAACAGGGATAAAATTTAACTTGCATCGCTTGCCAGCGGGACTCCGCAGTGCAGGTGCACTAGCAAGGGACAGACACTGGTACAGTACCAGGGTCTGCTTAGTCGGGCAGCAATGCAGCAGCTAAGCACGCCGGCTACCGCCGCCGCCGACTGACCTCGGCGCTGCCAGATATAGGTAAGTATCGCGAGAGCGGGGACGCTGAGACGAATCCCTCACTCAACAACAGTTGGCTGCGCGGCCACCAAACATCTGGGCCTCAGATGAAGGGACTACACAGTGGCTGCGCAGACACGGTGCCTACGAACGGCGGCGCCGGACCGGGCTCTCGCACCAGTCGCCGTGTCCAGGTGAGAGGCAGCACCTGGCGGGGAGTGCGCCGGCCGCACGCAGCAGCGAGCCCGGGGCCAGGCAGGCAGGCAGCCCCGGCTGTCTCTGCATCGCCTCGCCTCTGCTCGGCCGCTTCGCTTCAGGgtgtcccacctccccacccccctctaaGTTTTGTTGTGGCTCCGGCTGGGCGGCTCGGAGTTATGTTGCGCTTTGCTGCGTGTGCGTGgggttatttttctctctccttacTTCCTCCTTTCTCTGGAACCTTAttgtcccccaccccctccaagtCCGGAGTAATGAGGTACAGCTTACTTTTCCTACCAATATTATAGTTCTGGAACGTCAtccttttaatttctttttcacTTAAGAAAGTTGTTTTACACTTTAgatgttagagaagaaaggaggTAAAGGGTGTAAAATAGAAAATGTTCTCTCGCCCCACAGATAGATGGTAACATGGATCTCCTCttgctctctccccccccccccacagcactttttaaaaaaaaagctttggcTGCGAACTCGATTTAAAGGAACATATGGCATTAAAAGGAGCACAGCTGGAGGTAGCATTTACATTGCCCGTGATGTCAGAGCAGCTGACTCTCCCTCCAGCTTGTTCCTGTAGTTAGTGAATGTTAGCGCTCTCTCTCTTTCGCTTGCCTTTTCTGCTTTGGGGCACCTTCTTCAGGCTCCATTTCGGATTTCCAACCTGTTTCCATCGTGGGTGTCcgaaggagaggggggaaaaaaaagaacaaaaccaGTTTCTTTCAGAACATTGAGAGCTATTGAGTGAGGTGGGAGTCAAAGGGGGCGTGAGAATTTGCTTTTATTCGCGTTGTTGGGGACAAGGTATAAAGTAAACAGTTGCTGTTTGTGATTCGGGCGATCATTGATGTAACAGTTGTTTTGCCATTCTTTTAAGTCTCGAAGTTTGGTTTGTTGGGGAAGTCAGTTGCTTCAAATGGTGGTTGCTTCATTTACCTAATAGataacattttttttctgtcagCTGTCGTGTTTCAGTTGCCATCTGCACGAACTCTGGGTGTTACAAATTCGTACATTTGTTAAGTTTGTTGGTTTACTATTCTAGACTGTTGGGCTGGAATGCATCTTAAACTATTGATGGCGCAGTTTTAATTACGTTGAGGGTGGAATTTATTCGGTTTTAATTTCTGTTCGGTTTTCGTGTTTTAGGAGGTTATGAAGGAAGAATGGAGTTTCCAGACCATAGCCGGCAGTTACTGCAGTGTCTGAGTCAGCAGCGTAACCAGGATTTTCTCTGTGATTGTACTGTTCTAGTTGGAGACGTTCAGTTTAGAGCCCATCGTGCAGTGCTTGCTTCATGCAGCATGTACTTTCATCTATTCTACAGGGACCAGCTGGACAAAAGAGACATTGTGCATTTAAACAGTGACATTGTCACAGCTCCTGCCTTTGGTCTGCTTCTCGAATTTATGTATGAAGGAAAACTTCAGTTTAATAGCCTGCCAGTTGAAGATGTGTTAGCTGCAGCCAGCTACCTTCATATGTACAACATTGTGAAAGTTTGTAAGGGGAAATTGAAAGATAAAGAATTTTATGTAGGTGAAAAAATGAATGGTAATGCACTTGGACTGGTGAAAGAAGAGAATTCTTCAGAAAATGATGAACTGATACCACATAATTTTGATGCACAAAGCAAGCAAAATTGTACTACTGTGGATTATAAAAATCCCATGGGCAGTAAAAAGATTAATGGACACTCTAGGAGATTGTCTGATCTTGTAGGTATCACTTCTGTATCTACAGATCTTGAGTTATGCAATGCAACACCTGAAAAAACAAAGTCCACTGTTAATAGTTCCACAGGACATGTGCCTCAAAGAACTGCTGACCATATCAAGGCCTCTGCTGATGTGGACTGTGCTCTAGATCTGTCTTTCAAGCCTGTGTCTGGAAGAGATTTATTTTACTCCCCCTGTGTTTCTGGACAGCTGGCCTCCGACAGGCAGCAGCAGGGCACTATGCCACTTGCTAGAGATGAGCAAGAGTTGCTGTCAGACCAGGAGGACAGTGAAGAAGTGGATCTggcaagtcagaatgggaattctgCCAATGGTGTGATCACAGGatttggacctgtattcctaggGAATGATATGGCACATAATAACGGAATAGAACAAGGGAGTGAGGATGAAATGCCATCATCTGATATTTCAAACACAAGGATGGTGATGTCAACAGGACACATTTTTATTTGTCCCCTCTGCAGCAAAGGCTTCCCAAGTCCACATGTTCTTCAGCTTCATTTGAGTGCTCACTTCAGGGAAAAAGATGGTCCTCGGGCCAAAATGCCTACTGATGGTTCCATGCCTACTTGCTCGCAATGTGGGAAAACCTTTTCCTGCATGTACACACTGAAGAGGCATGAACGAACTCACTCGGGTGAGAAGCCTTACACCTGTGGTCAGTGTGGAAAGAGCTTCCAGTACTCTCATAATCTTAGCCGTCATGCAGTTGTGCACACCAGAGAAAAGCCACATGCTTGCAAGTGGTGTGAAAGACGATTTACACAGTCAGGTGACCTGTACAGGCACATGCGCAAGTTCCACTGTGGTCTTGTCAAGAGCATTGCAATCAGATAATGCTACAAAGGCTAGCAGTAAATCTTGATATCCTATTTAAAACTGATGTGCATCTCTGGAAAACTTGCATGGTTTCAGTTAAATTACAAAACAACAGTTCCACTGCATGGCTTTCCTGCATTAAGTGTGAAAGAACAttgctttcaatattctataggtaaACATTAAAGCTGCAGTACTTAATAGGAAACATTTTTTCAATATTCTGTTAGTTTTGTTTAATGTTGAATTATCATGTTAAAATGATGTCATATTTTCCCAAAAATGAAAATTTCAGGAGCTTTGGTCACTAAAGTTGTATTAGTTTTCATCTTCCCCTTAGATCTTAATGCGTATAAATATACACCATTCTGGGATAAGTATGTATTAAGGGTAGAGTTTGTCTTTTTCTATCATTAATATGGTAACCATATTTAAAAATCAAGAATTCAATCCACTTTTGAGCAATACTTTGTTTTACAGACTATTGTCAAGTAAATACCCTTGCATAATAAAGCGATACTGGCAATTGTTGAATGGCTAAGCATGATCTGTTAATACCTAAGCAAATTTTTTCAGAACTTTTCCTGAAATATTTTATGGTACAATTACACTGGCATTATGATATTTCACTTGGCAACATCACCAAATACCATTCCAAATGAGGTAAATTAATTGTGATGTTTTGCTATACAGTACTGCAGTTTTTAATCTGTGAATTTTGGACACTGGTCTTACAACCTGGACAAATTCAATTATAAAgtgttgcattttgttgtttgctgTGATTGGAATATAGCACTAAGAACAACTACTAAATGTTATTGCATTCTCCTGATGAAACTTGATACTGTATTTATAGCATTTTGATGGTTTGGTATGCAGTGGTTATTTTGTTTAATGTTCTATTTAGAaaagtaaattataaaatatttttGGAACTTTAGTTTTCTTCAAATGTAGTGGTCTTTCTAAATTATCAATGCAGCATATGGGCAATGTTATGAAAATTGAGTTCTGTGCCTGATTAAAAGATTCATATAATAGCAATTactactgattttttaaaaaatcgtcTTTGTTTAACCACATAAATCTTGTTTTTGTGAAATCTGGTATcactattatttttaaaaataagtttcCTGATCATTATTGGGGATTACTGAACCATACCAGAACAGCTACAAAATTGTTTTGAAAAGGTAAAATGTGAATTCAGTTTTTTTAATTTGAAGAACAAAAAGTATAtaatgtatattttaaaattGTATTGCACACTTGAAAATGTTTTGCACTCTGTTTTATTTGATTTTAAATTCAATTTACCATTACTGCTTAAgagaaaagatttttttaaaaactggataCTTAACCTAAAATATCAACAGGTCAAACAGGTAAAATACATCATAGTTTTGTATAATCAaaatttatttatagttttttttgtgaTCTTTTCAGAGTTGTGTGTATTATTTGTATCCTTGAAATTTATTAATGGAGAGTTTTTTTTTAGTAATAATGTAGCAGAGGCATTGGAGACATTTTTTACAGAACTTATATTGCATTTTTAATAGGAATTACATCCttgtttctttaaattttaacatTTTAGTGTGGACTTTGGTGGACAATCGGAAAATGAAGGGTTTTTATATTATTGATTAAACCTGTTAGCGCTTATTCAGCAAGATGTCGacaattgtttttattttgccacTGTTTCAGTGTGTTGTAAGACTGTGACAATCGTGACTAGActtatttttgtgtgtttttagttttaacactttaaaaaaaactttgtatATTAAGATTTCTAATTTTGTGTGCTTACATTTTTGTTCAATGCAAAGTCTAAATGCCTGTATATTTTGTGAAGACGTGCCTTCATATATTACCTCATTCAATGGATTGAATAATCAGTGCACGGTTGCATTCTGTTTAGAAAATTGAACAACTTATTAAAGAACTGACATTTACTTGTGTGTTTTTTTAACTTTAAATTATGAATATAAGATGACCATAATTAATTTGAATGTTACAAATTT containing:
- the zbtb42 gene encoding zinc finger and BTB domain-containing protein 18.2; the protein is MEFPDHSRQLLQCLSQQRNQDFLCDCTVLVGDVQFRAHRAVLASCSMYFHLFYRDQLDKRDIVHLNSDIVTAPAFGLLLEFMYEGKLQFNSLPVEDVLAAASYLHMYNIVKVCKGKLKDKEFYVGEKMNGNALGLVKEENSSENDELIPHNFDAQSKQNCTTVDYKNPMGSKKINGHSRRLSDLVGITSVSTDLELCNATPEKTKSTVNSSTGHVPQRTADHIKASADVDCALDLSFKPVSGRDLFYSPCVSGQLASDRQQQGTMPLARDEQELLSDQEDSEEVDLASQNGNSANGVITGFGPVFLGNDMAHNNGIEQGSEDEMPSSDISNTRMVMSTGHIFICPLCSKGFPSPHVLQLHLSAHFREKDGPRAKMPTDGSMPTCSQCGKTFSCMYTLKRHERTHSGEKPYTCGQCGKSFQYSHNLSRHAVVHTREKPHACKWCERRFTQSGDLYRHMRKFHCGLVKSIAIR